TGAAAAGACCCGCCACCAACTCCGAGATTCCTGTGAGTAAagtcctcctccactgtcaagaactgttttcatcaacatcggtaacagtagtggaggaggtccagggctaCCCAGcagaacaccatccccttttgcagcccttcacggaacccgagatggacgtggccttcaaaaagattaagagtaaagccccctcaacatctggggtctctcctttccaactttcacttctctggacccaagcccagccactcctctaagatcttttcagcctcgccctccattctttcttctttccaccagggtggatggagtcagccatcatcttcaacTATAAGAAGGGGCCCCaaggacattccaaacaaccatcggaccatcgccctggagaaccccttcttgaagatgatgtccaccctactagctgcccgcttctctgGATTGGgtgaggatagggatctccttccaaagttccaattcggtttccggaaaagccgctcaaccaccacagcagctactctcctctatgaaattgtgctttCCAACATCAgtaacaagaggagagtgtatggatgctttgttgatttctccaaagcattcgacagggtggaccaaacgcggttattcctcaaactccaactgttGGTAGTTCCAagttcaatctgtgtcctgctgtccatcatctatgcgggactcagatgctccattcgttctggtgaggacctatccccctgctgcttcacttccattggccttccgcagggggatccactatcgccaattcttttcaatctttatgtatccgacctgcctgaagccctcacacaccaaggccccaccatcaaccattttctggttcaatatcttcaatatgcagacgacctggttctcttggcgaattcagccgtggaattgcagtatgccatcaatgcactccacggttattgccaagagaacggccttcaagtcaacaccatcaggacgaaggccatggttttccataaaggtcgtctgcctcccacctccttccatattaacaatagtctgATTGAgtcgtcaataattttaattatctcggtttcacattctcaactcaactctccttcaccaactaTCTCAAATCAtgaatagtcaaagccagggccaagGTCAGAGACATTTGCcatagacttcctatcaagaatcttccccttccaatagtccttcaactcttccggacctacataactccaattttcttctacagccttcacctttggctcccaaactccgcccaatccgccctcaaatccgccaatgccaccttcaccaagttcctcaaacgatacctgtgcgtgccccaatatgccaataatgcatggacgcatttcctatgcgaaaccgagcccctcaccatcaggctggcaaggttagtgtccaacagtgttgggaacctatcctttccggaggtgatgtccggacacaagttgtccttcccggtcatGGACTTGCCAACACCTTTTTGTTCTCAGCCCGACATCccctcggaatattggcggtcacgcacctttgttcggctcccggccaaattgccatcaacgacgggagctgacaaaatatctgttcaatctggcccatcctcaactctgcaataaccaagaatttcatcatttacctatacctaactgtgtttgtactgcctgtgattcccctcttaccttttttcatgtgcattgaacgaattctagtcatactcattgtgatatcgcTTTCCATTCAACTAttttatttggtttggttttttttccacgggcttttctaaccgctacagggaatgaaatccccagtactattaaaatgaaagattataattcgtctatttattacctttcaatttctatatgatatttggtctaccaacgaatttgagttggcagaccgagctagtccttgaatgtagggtNNNNNNNNNNNNNNNNNNNNNNNNNNNNNNNNNNNNNNNNNNNNNNNNNNNNNNNNNNNNNNNNNNNNNNNNNNNNNNNNNNNNNNNNNNNNNNNNNNNNNNNNNNNNNNNNNNNNNNNNNNNNNNNNNNNNNNNNNNNNNNNNNNNNNNNNNNNNNNNNNNNNNNNNNNNNNNNNNNNNNNNNNNNNNNNNNNNNNNNNNNNNNNNNNNNNNNNNNNNNNNNNNNNNNNNNNNNNNNNNNNNNNNNNNNNNNNNNNNNNNNNNNNNNNNNNNNNNNNcaccacgaacactacacgtgcacagcaaccaaggagcaacagaggaagtcacaccttggttcgaaattcctgggagataagaacgagagcaaactaaatgcgtctgttctcagcgattgcctttactttcttgacatttttcttgtttcatCAACAAACtctgtataatgtatataaatCATATATataaatcatattttattttatagtaatttttacgccatgacatgaccaagagtcgcaataaaaattATATTATTACTTGCAGGAACTCCCCTTGTCCGCATAATCCAGCCATGGAGCAAATCATAAGTTGGTTCACTTCATTCAAGAGAAAGTTGAACCAGGGTAAGTAGTAATCATCGACAATGTAGAGGCAATGAAGGATGCGGTCAGATTGGGCCAATTTGCGGCAAGTGGTCTCGAGCACCTCCTTGAATGGCTGATGTTGGCAGTCCAGGTATCCACCCAATGTTGAATGACCTGCGGATTTCGACATAGTCATTTCTACCGCACTCAATCTTCGAAGAATGGGTGGACAAGAGACTAACCTTTTCACAAAACTCGCATTGGATATCTTTGGGATTGGTCGAGGTGTAACAATTAACATTTAGTCCGTCTTCACTCTAAGAGTGGCTCTCTAGTagttttctttcgtttcaaCACAAGACATGAATCAttgtttgctttcaaaaagaattcaaCCTGGGCTTTATATTCTTCGTTTCTAGACTTTTACAAACGACTTTGGTCATATCCATTGTGAGTGGACAGAAATACCTGTTCTTGATGCTGTTAGAAGAGACGATGAAGGAGGAATTGCCCCAAAACCTGGCCTCAGAGAAAGGCCAGGATCTGGTGCAATACCACGTGCCCTCGATGTCGGAAGTAGAATCCAACAATGACAACAGACAAGACACTTAAGATCCATAAGGCATACCCGCCTATGTAGAACAAATACCGAGGAAGGCTTTCACGTGGAAAATATTCTGCGATAATAGAGTACGCAACTCCTACGCTTGCAATGATCGCAGAAGTCAGCAATGTTGCGAGGAACGCCTCCATTATAAAAACATCTACGCGTCTCTTATTCAGTATCCCAGGCTACGGATTCCGGTCAGTCGAGTCAATCGTTACAGCTAGCTCGACAGCTGAAGTAAAGTTCTGGACTACAAAGAAGGGTTGGCAATTTTGGgaatcagcttgacttttggccaCCGAGTGCttaaaagtggacaaaagtgtccacaagtgtccaaaagtgggcACATGGTTtccaaaagtaagtacaattgttCAAGGGTGGGTTGACAAGCAATAGCGTTCATGATTGTCAGACCCTAATTTATGTAGTTTCTTTAACTAAACTAAATGGCAATCAGCAAATGAAAACACTGAGGGAACAAAATGTTAGCTTTCTTAAAATAGGTACACATTAATGAGCAAGCAACCTTCATAGAAATCATATTTGAACCCCTTCAATAAACGTCTGTTTTTATTCCCAACCCACAAGGTTCCTTAGGTTTTGGTTAACTCGTCCCCTCTTTAAGTCACTCCTTGACGACCTAAAGACGGCTCTCCTATTCGTTCCATTAAGTATAAATTTTGCCTAATAAATCAATAGATCAAATTCCTCCAATTGTAACCCCATTACAATGCTCTTGTCCACCTACATGTATCAAGATAACTCAGTTCTTTGCTTTCCTTCGCATAAGCGAAGGTGAATAGAAAAGCTATTTTTCTTTAACTTAgtcaaggaagaaaagagTCTGCTTTTCCATCGCCAAATGATTTTCTTGACACagcattcaaatttgtaattaTAAAGGATGGCTTGGTATGGAAAGAGATTATCTGACAATCAATGAATTGTATTATTATGGAAATTCGTGTTGATTCATGATTTTATGGGTTTTTGTAGTTTTCATGTCATTCTGATGGGTTAGGATATTTGATATtagttcttgttccaaaaaagttCCTGGCAATGCCTAATCGTACCACAAGCTTGGGCGTGAACCAGACTTTGACACCAAAAAGCCGGCCCCCAAATGCAAGGTTGGCCCCCAAACAAGGCTTGAggctctgaaaagaaaaatccaacACCATATCAGCAATCAATGAACAACCATTATACAGTATGATACTCAAATTCAACCTGAACGAGACTTACTTTGCGCTGGACTGCAGAGGGCAAGTTCCGTGCAAAAGACCTTGGGATCCAGCTCGGTGTTCACAATAAGCTCAACGATTTCATCGCCATACTCGTCCACGAATTGCTCACACTTCTCAGCAATGGTCTCGGGCATATAGGAGCACACCATCTGAACACCACGTTTAGCCATGTCAATGGATCGATTCGTCAGTACCTCCTTCTCCAAGACCGTCACAGCGAACTCGCAAAGTACACATCCGGCGTGTTCGGAAAGTTGGACATCCGTCTGAAAGTAGTATTTGATTGTTGACTATGACGACCAACATCTCGGCACTTGGTGCACCACAACCTGAATGTAATGGAGAAGGGATTTTTCTCCACGCTCTAAGACTGGACATTCAACAATCCATATAATGAAGAATGGTAGAGGCATGACAATTTTGCCTTAATAATCAAAATATGACAACACACATTGAAACACCTTTATAGTCAGACTTTTTGCAAAGAGCATAATTTCAGGGGTTTAACCCGAAGCGGAGATAATCATTTTGTTCATACATCCATTCATATTGCCGTCCTTGAACTAACGTCAAGACAAAGACGGAAAAGCATCATCTCATGTCATGATTAGCCCTTGAATTCAATCACAGTTGGATGTTTACCTCTGTGGCGATTTGTTCCTCCATGGGTGGGATGGCGTTGGCATGATAGCTGGACACATCATTGGCAAAGGTAATGGTGGGCGTGGTGGCTTTCTTGCAAAGATGCAAGGCTGAGCACACCTGCTCCGGCGTATATTCCGCcacaaacattttgataatttcATCGGTATAAGCATTAACCATATTGAGACACTCTTTTTGGATCGGGGTGCTGTAACGGAAAGATATGATTCTATAACCCACGCGAAATTATGAGCGAATTTTGTTCTGTAGGTACGTCAGCATGTAACAAATGCGATCTAGCGCATCCACAATCTGTTGCTCGTTCTTCTTGTCCTCAATCAGCTTGTCCACTTCGCCAATAGCGTATTCACAAAGAGTACAATAGGGTCGCTCGTCTTCCAATTCATGTCGTGTCACTTGGATGCCATCATCAACGTTCATTTGACCATCCGGACATTGAACCATAGCGGGGCAAATCTAAAACGATTAGTTTTGCAACAACTGGTTTGTATATTATCATTGGGTATCAAAATTTTACCATCCAAGGTGCCACGTCCGCAGAGATCAGCGACACGATAGTCTTGGAGTTCTTGTGGACCCACTTTTGGCACTGACGCTCAAGATTGGCGGGCATTTGAGCGCAAAGATTGTTCAAAGATGAAGCGATATCGTGATCGTTGTAAGGATCGCGGAggatttggtcaaatttggtcaTGGCAAATTCGCAGAAGATGCATTTTTCGTCTTGCTTGGTCAAGGAAAGGCTCAATGGGGTCTTTTCAACGGAGGGCTTGCCTGAGCACATTTGCAATTCGCTACAAATCTGCTCGGGAGTAAACTCTTCGGCCAAGAGTTCCAAGATGATGGGCGTGTACTCCGAGACGTATTTCTCGCATTCGTTGCTGATGCTATGAGGCATGAACTTGTAGCAGATTGAGTCCAAGAGATTGACGATCATCCTCTGGTCACTCTTGTCCACGATCATGCCATCAATGGTATTCATCACGTACTCACAGAGAGCACAGGTGTCGTCATTCTTCTTAAGGAGCTGAATGCCCATAGGTACATTGGCTTGTTGTGTCAAAAGATTGTCACTACAAAGTTGGAGTCTGGAGCAGATTTCCGAGGGGTCGATATCGTGAATCACCATTTGAACAATGGCGGGTCCGTAGGTCTCGACGAAATGGTCGCATTGATCTGCCACAGTGGAGGGCATCACGTCGCAAATCTTCTCCAGAGCCTCTTCTACTTTGGCCTCAGTTTTGACGTCACCCAAGAAATTCTGCAACTCATGGAGAGCGTACTCGCAAATCACGCAACCGGATTTGTCAGCGGCAATCACTGTTTGCGGGGCAAAATAACCTCCAATCAAACCTACACACGGGGAATATTCATAATTGACCCGTTTGACAACAACTCTAATTCATCACAAACTTACGGCCTTCGGCAATGCTGGATTCCAAGTTATGGCCTTCCAGATCATTTCGACGGTGGGTCTCTAAGTACAGACCGTTCATACGAAATTCTTCCATACCagtcatcatttcatttttctgagAAAGGGCCGGGGCGAGTTTGATCATGGGCGTGTCGGGTTGAACGGGAAGCAAAAGAGTGATGGAAGTGTGGGGATCCACTTGCAGGAACTCCCCTTGTCCGCATAATCCAGCCATGGAGCAAATCATACGTGGGTTCACTTCATTCAAGAGAAAGTTGAACCAGGGTAAGTAGTAATCATCGACAATGTGGAGGCAATGTTGGATGCGGTCGGATCGGCCCAATTTGTGGCAAATGGTCTCGAGCACCTCCTTGAACTCGTCTTGGGTGGTGTTGGCAGTCCAGGTATCCACCCAATGTTGAATGACCTGTGGATTCCGACATAGTCATTTCTACCGCACTCAATCTTCGAAGAATGGGTGGACAAGAGACTAACCTTTTCGCAAAACTCGCATTGGATATCTTTGGGATTGGTTGAGGTATAACGGGCAGGTACATTCTTGAAGGTTTCGCTACACATGCCACTCAGATGACATACTCCTTGATCCACGTGGATCAAAGCACTACAAATGAAGGAATATTTCTGTATTTTCATAATCTGTGCACATAGGGTGCAAACTTAAAGCTAGAACTAGTGGAAAAGTGAACAGATTTGATAAGATTACAAATGATCTTTTTGTGTCCATACCTACACTATTAAACTTCTAAAGAAGAGCTGAACTCCAGCTTTTTTCTACGCTCAGTTCATTGGACAGCATCAAGTTGTTAAGATACTTACTAGTTATCTCTTGTAAGTCTTCCATTCTATTACCTTGTCAAGAGCGTAAGCTAATTATTTATCTAGTATGTATGTTTGTAGCCCAAACTAAATAAGCAAGTGCAGTCAAAATCTATACAAGGTCTCACATGAAGCCCTAATCCACTCCAAACGTGGTTCTACTTGTTCTTACTTGtggatcaattcaaaattctcCAGCACGGTCATCCGACAGGCATCGCTGTAAGACGAGAACTGTCCGCAAATTTCGAACAGTTTATCCGCAATCACGTCCTGGTCCACGTTTCTGATCTGGTCGCCAATAGCTTTGGATTCCACCTGGCACATGCCGCACTCCGTCTTGGGCATCTGTCCCTTGCTCATTTCGGATAGAAGGCGATCAATGCGCTCAGAATTGCAGAGTCCAGCTGTGGCACACACCATTTGAGGGTTCATCTCCGAAGCGAGAGTCTCAATCAATTCCGGAATGAACTGGTCTGATAATTTCTTGCACTCATCCGCAATCACTCTCAAGGGGATGAGAGCGCACGAGCCTTCAAAGACTTGCTTCAGCTCCAACTGGAAAGTGTCAATCAAGACATTCCAATAAGTATGAATGTGATATATTATTGAAATGTCACGTATCCTCCATGCCATCAATTGGGTCCAAGAAATATTGGCACATTTAAGGATACCTTTTGACATCAGTATTCTAAGGTCACCCAATGCACattaaaaagtggaatgatTATTCTGATGAAAAAGGTATGTAGCATACAGTAAAACCATACTTGAAGAATATAATGCCTACATTGCTTTCGACAG
This Tigriopus californicus strain San Diego chromosome 7, Tcal_SD_v2.1, whole genome shotgun sequence DNA region includes the following protein-coding sequences:
- the LOC131883322 gene encoding prosaposin-like, with amino-acid sequence MKTAFVLGLLSLALGTLVSGGLLGSKKCTWGPSYWCQGFSQSRECSATTHCIRNVWSQQDLPDDNDDVCTICQNMVKEARDTLESDEVQLELKQVFEGSCALIPLRVIADECKKLSDQFIPELIETLASEMNPQMVCATAGLCNSERIDRLLSEMSKGQMPKTECGMCQVESKAIGDQIRNVDQDVIADKLFEICGQFSSYSDACRMTVLENFELIHNALIHVDQGVCHLSGMCSETFKNVPARYTSTNPKDIQCEFCEKVIQHWVDTWTANTTQDEFKEVLETICHKLGRSDRIQHCLHIVDDYYLPWFNFLLNEVNPRMICSMAGLCGQGEFLQVDPHTSITLLLPVQPDTPMIKLAPALSQKNEMMTGMEEFRMNGLYLETHRRNDLEGHNLESSIAEGRLIGGYFAPQTVIAADKSGCVICEYALHELQNFLGDVKTEAKVEEALEKICDVMPSTVADQCDHFVETYGPAIVQMVIHDIDPSEICSRLQLCSDNLLTQQANVPMGIQLLKKNDDTCALCEYVMNTIDGMIVDKSDQRMIVNLLDSICYKFMPHSISNECEKYVSEYTPIILELLAEEFTPEQICSELQMCSGKPSVEKTPLSLSLTKQDEKCIFCEFAMTKFDQILRDPYNDHDIASSLNNLCAQMPANLERQCQKWVHKNSKTIVSLISADVAPWMICPAMVQCPDGQMNVDDGIQVTRHELEDERPYCTLCEYAIGEVDKLIEDKKNEQQIVDALDRICYMLTTPIQKECLNMVNAYTDEIIKMFVAEYTPEQVCSALHLCKKATTPTITFANDVSSYHANAIPPMEEQIATETDVQLSEHAGCVLCEFAVTVLEKEVLTNRSIDMAKRGVQMVCSYMPETIAEKCEQFVDEYGDEIVELIVNTELDPKVFCTELALCSPAQKPQALFGGQPCIWGPAFWCQSLVHAQACGTIRHCQELFWNKN